From the genome of Triticum aestivum cultivar Chinese Spring chromosome 1A, IWGSC CS RefSeq v2.1, whole genome shotgun sequence:
ACACTAGCTACCAAAACATCACATTCTCATGGATCGACGGTCTATAGTGCTACCACATGCTCACATATCTAAGATAGAATTAGTAGGAAGGACGGACTGACCGAACTTACAACCATCGATTAAGCCCGATGGAGGCGTGGAACTGGTCGGAAACAGGAAGAAGACAAATCGTCGCCATTGTCGACCGCCAGCCGAAGAAGACGTGTCGCTTACCTGCTCGTCGATGACGATCCGCGCAAAACGGAGAGCTCGAATGAGGGGGCGCGAGTTTGGGTCGTGAGCCGAGGGTGGCTGTATAGGGCGACCGATTCGGCAGGAGGTGGCCACAAATTCTTCCTGCAGATTTTTAGGGACGCGCACGATCTCGCACCATCTCCTTGCTCTCATGAGCTTGACGCCGTGTTCCCCTTCCTTGTATCGTCCGAGTTTGGCTGAGGGGAAACGGGCGATTCCACTGTTCCAACGAGCCTGCCTGGTAGGGTACTTTAAGTTTTGTGCTATGCTAACCAAACAGTGAATATAGGCTATCAAATAGGACATTTTTGCACCCCGTGGGTTTGGTTGGACCTAATGCAGGCTATCAAACATACCCTCGAAGACCAGCCCTACAGAGACGGGAGGAACGCGATAGATGGATCGATGAGGACGATGGCCAGTGTTTGCTCATATCTTTGAGGTGGGCTTTGAGAGAGGACCAACACATGTTTGATGCATGCTCACCGGCGATGGAATGTGACGCAACTGAAACATGTTTGATGCATGTTGGAGAGAGGACCAAACACACAAAAGTCATCTTCTACTCGCGAGCTTGAGCTCACGACCAACATCAAGctcacaaaaaaataaaaataaatggaaaaaactgatttttttaatGAATTTTGACAAATGTTTCAAGTGCTTGAAAATTTTCATCATGAAATGACATTCGCGGATGTCATTGTTGCCACctcttccacgaatgtcattcttTGATGGAATTTTATGAGCACCGAAAACATTTATCAATGTTTGCTCTGGAATAATTCCAgaattttttaaattttattttaatatttttggattttactgttcacctGAGCTAATTTGAGCTCGAGCTCGGAAATTCAGCGTCCACAAACACATCCTAATGCTTCAGCACATTTGTCGAGCGTGGAAAGTAAAAGAGCAACCCTGGTAACACAAATCATCAAACTATTACACTCGTTTAACTCAATCTGACAAAAGAATCGACGACGACGACGCACCTCGACACAGATAGACAGGTGCGTGCGTGCCGTGCTCCCGTAAACAGTACATTACAGTACAAAAGTAAAGCAAAGTAGAACAGCACAAGAGTACACATACGCATAGACGGACACAGAAAAAACAAGCCTATGTTTTAGGTTGCGTCGCTGAACCTTGAGCTGGTTGGCATATGGGGGAAGGAGATTGATTTTATTGACTGACTCCGTCCGTCCTCGCCGCAAAACTGCCGCCGCGCTCACCTGTAGCTGCGGTAGAGCGGGGTGTACATGCAGCTCTCGGCGTACTTGAACAGGTCGTCGGGCCGCGGCAGCCGGCTGGCCAGGCCCAGGTCGTAGGCCTTGGCGGCCACCTTGGCGGCGATGCTGGCCGAGATCTTGCGGATGTTGGTGAAGGGCGGGAAGATGAGCCCCTTGTCGAAGTTCTCCTGGGTCGCCTCCTCCGCCAGCGCCTCCGCTGCACCCAGCCAAACCAAACACCATTCACCATCATCAGATTCAGATTCAGATTCAGTCACCAGCCGCCGCAAACGCGCGAGAGGAGATGCAGATACTTACAGGCGGCGAGGAGCATGTCGTCGTGGACGCGGATGGCGCCGGAGATGACGACGCCGAGGCCGAAGCCGGGGAACACGTAGGCGTTGTTGGACTGCCCGGGCACGTACGTCTTCCCCTCGTACTCCACGGGGTCGAACGGGCTGCCGCTCGCGAACACCGCCGTGCCCTTGCTCCAGGTGTAGGCCTCCTCGGCCGTGCACTCCGAGTGCGACGTTGGGTTCGACAGCGAGAAGATGACGGGTTTCTGCATTTCTCACACGGCCTCTGTTTAGCGTCTCTGCAGCTCGAATCAAGAAAGAAATGTGATAGGATTATCATGGCCGGACCAGCTGCGTACCTCGTTGAAGGAGGCCATGGCCTCGATCACTTCTTGGGTGAAGGTCTTCCCGACGCCGGAGGTTCCGATCAGCACGGTTGGCTTGATGGACTGGACGGCCTCCAGCAGGGTCTTCAGTTCTTCGTGCTCATGAGCGAACGGCTTCTTGAAGTGCTGCAGAGACTCTTTTCTGGACTCAACAAGCAGACCCTGCACAACACGAGCCCTACGTGTCAGAGACAAAACGTCGTGCTAAATCTTGCTGCAATTCCTGAGATGAGATGAGCGACCAACCTTGGAGTCCACCAGCCAGATCTTCTTGCGGCAGTCGTCCACCGGGAGTTCAGTCTGTAAAACGAACAATTCGACATCAGCGATACGTAATACACCATGGACTGGCTGATCCATAGGCAATGCAGAGCTTGCTGTCTTACGTGTTTCGACATCTCAAGAGCAATGAGCTCTGCAATGCCAGTTCCAGCCTCTCCAGCACCAAGGAAGAGGTAGGTCTGATCCACAAGGCCTCCACCGATCATCTTCAGGGCCGCCAAGAGGCCTGCGAGGACCACTGATGCTGTGCCCTGCAACACCACCATTTCTGTTCAGTGCCTCTGGAGATAATAAAGACAGTAATGCTTCACCTTGTGATGACTTGGTACCAACAGTACGGGAATGAATGAAGCACCTGAATATCATCGTTGAAGACGAGATGGCTCTTGCTGTACTTTGCGAGCAAATCGAATGCATTGTGGTTGGCAAAGTCCTCAAACTGGACCAGGACTTTCTCGCCGTAGTTTTGCTTCACTGCATTCATGAACTCTTGAAGAAGCTCATGGTATTCCTGGCAGCCATGAAACAAACACAAAGTTCAGCATCATCGACATGTCAAAAGAGTCTGCCCAGCTCACCAGCTGCAGAGGCGAGCTAATAACCACAGTATGCACTAGTAGACTGCTGCGTACAGCCATCGGCATTACCTCGCCGGTAGCACGCCGTTGACGGAGCCCGATGTAGTACTCGTCGTTGAGCAATGTCTCATTGTTGGTGCCAACATCGATGGTAATTGGCAGGCACTGCATCACGATCATTACATTGTTAATACTGTATAAATCAGTCAGCAGAGCGATCCACTGGTTTTGATCCTTGCATGCTTTCAGAACATTCAGAACCACACTTACAGCTGATGGGCGAACTCCTCCGAGGGCGGTGTACAGAGACAGTTTGCCAACCGGGATACCCATACCCTGCACAAGATCATCATAACATGCATGAGCATTAACAATCAGGAAAAGGTTTTTTTAAAGGAATCAGAAAAAGGTTGGTGGTGCATCATCCTTGAACATATTGATACCTGGCAGCCCAGATCTCCGAGCCCCAAAATGCGCTCGCCGTCGGTGACGACGATGACCTGGATGCTCCTCTCAGGCCAGTTCTTGAGCACCTCGAGCACCTTGCCCCTGAAAAGTGCTTGACATGTCAGACATGTACGCCAGTCTTGAACAGTTTACTGTCAGAGAGAAACGCACAGcgctagagagagagggagaagagagagagagagagacgcacttgtCCTTGAGGCTGATGTAGAGCCCCTGCGGGCGGCGGTAGATGCTGCCGTACTTCTGGCAGGCCTCGCCGACGACGGGCGTGTAGACGACGGGGAGCAGCTCCTCGACGTTGTCGATGAGGAGCTTGTAGAAGAGCCTCTCGTTCCTCTCCTGGAGGTCCATCATGGCGACGTAGCGATGCAGGGGCACGGTGTAACTGCGGAGGTTGTGCATGATCTTCTTCTCCTGGTGCTCCTGAGAGACGATGGCCGGCGGGAGGAGCCCCCGGATGTAGTGCGCGTCGCGCTCCGCCTCGGTGAAGGCCAGCCCCTTGTTGTGCCGGGGGTCCCTCAGAAGCTGGTGCCCACTGTTGGTTGATTGCACGCAAGGAAAATGTCATCATGCATGTGTTAACGTCAAGAAACAGAGTAACGCAGACGAGAACTTTCAGCGCAGTGGTAACAAGGCAGGAGCAGGATATCCCAAAACGAAGAAAATATTTTGGCAGGcgtgaggaaggaaggaaggaaaagATGGGTTTACAACCGTGCCCTAAATAGTCGCGATCGCAATAGTAAGTTGCCGACCAAATCCTAAGTCACACGAGACCACAACCGAAATCGCATGATCTCGCCGTGCCGATGCGGATCACCGCGGAAACACACGCACCGACGCACGCACGCACCATCATAATTTCTCAAGATAGCGGAGGTGGAATTGCCATGGAACTTCATTTCCGGCCGGAGGGGGATCTGCCGTAAGAGTGGCTTGGATCACGAAGCAGAACATGTCGGTTTTGGTTAGCGGCATTACCTTGCGACGGAGAATGACCATGGCGTGATGAGCTGCTCCTCGGTGGCCCTGTCCTCGCCGTAGACGTCCTCGACACCGCCGCCCGCCATCTCCTCAAACTCTCAGCTCTGGCGAACGCACGGACGGAAGAAGCGCGATGCGTAGCGCAGGATTGGGTTTGATTTGAATCGAGCTCTTGTCCTTTTTTAATGTCCTGGGATGGGATGCGGTGGATGGTGTGGAGACGGGAGGGAGCAGCGttgcctatttatagaggccccgtgGCCGCCGGGGAGGGCCCGCCAGGCAGAAGGAAGGGGAGCGGAGGGCGCGCCGTGGGAAAGGGAGGAATGGTCGGGGACGCGGATGgtgagagacagagagagggagagacgaaGGTTCCTTCCCCGGTTGGTTCGGTCGTTGCCCATGACAAAGACAAGGGGAAACGAGGGGACTAAACAAACTCTTCTTTATTATATGTACTGATGTACACAATAcaaaaaggaaagaagagggaaACGAACATGGAGGGCAGCAGCCTCGCTCGGCTGCGGATTGAAGAAGGTGGTCGGCGCGGGGCACTTGGAATGGAATACTAGTATAGTCTCCTGCTCAATTGACAATTGTACACACACCCCTAGGCCCCATGGGCATACGGCTTGCTACCgggctagtagtagtagtaggtgcGCGCGTCCCTCTCCCTCCGGTGGAACCGCGAGATAGGAGTGAGACACCATGTCGACTAGCTATGGTCGGGGCCAAGAGCACACCATGAGTGGGAAGGGTGAGGTGGGAGAAAGGGGAACAAAAAAAAGCTTAGAGCATCCATAGCAACGATGTGCCAAGAGCGTCTACAACTGGACTTTGCAAATTCGGTCTCTCAAACATACATGAACGTGATTAGGTGCTTCTGCAGTGATCGGTTATGTCTTAAATTAGTCACTCTACATCTCACTCTCTCATATTTCAACATCTctggtttcaaaaaaaaaatcaacatcTACATCCACACAAAGCATGCAAAAAAATGCTACGTACTACATACTATGCACTACCCTATCTACCCTTCGTCGTCGGAGATGTCCGTGACGACGGTGCCGGGCACTGGCTGGATGGGCGGgtaggagggctccggctcatcctcctcctgctcgacctcaCCCATGTAGGCGAGCATCTCAGCCTCCTCCGCCGACTTAAATAGCCGGGCTAGCCACTACGCGACCCGCCGGTGCGCCACACGGCACCACCGGTCCGACGGAGGAGACGAGCTTCGGCCCGCCGGGATTTCGGGTGTTTCCGTATGGGACCATGCCGTCAGTCCAACGTGGCGGGtgtgcccgggcgcccccatatccgcctcatatatgagctggatatgaggggtcagtctgggcgtttgaggcccgtttgaggggGTCGTCTGAGTCAAGAAATCGTGACCAGTCAGTGCCCGGGCTGGCGGCTCGGGTGTTTGAGACCGGTTTGGGGcgcccggctatagatgctctaattCGGCCTCTCAAATGCCTGCGGACGCGCCTAGGCGCATCCGCGGTACTGATCGGGCACTCCTCATATTTCCCTTTTCACATCCACGTATCTCATATTCGGCACCCTATATCCATACTATACATGCAACGTGAGTTACTCTACATGATCAAACAAACGGGTAACAAAATCGACTGCAAACGGACAACAAAATCAGCTGCAAAACGGATATAAAAGAGCTTCACATCATCCACAAGATCATCTGAGTTCGTCGTCGGACAAGTTCTTAAGCATCAACAACTAAAAATGATATAAACATTGGAGGAGGAGCGACATCACAACTTCCGCGTTGGGCCTTTGCCCTTCCAGTCGCCGGCGTAGCTATAGGCGTCTGTGGCTAGTGGAGGATCttggtcgtcgtcggaggaggtggAGCTATCGTCGTTGTCGGTGTCGTATGAAGAGGAAAGACGATGAGCCCCTTCATCCGGCGGGCGGCCTTTTTCGGTTGTTGCTTCAGCTTGGCAAGCCGAGTCGCCTCCGCCGCTGCCTCCTTCGCGTCGAGCTTCGCCGACATCCTACGGCGACGGTGCACGGACatctccgccgcctccctctcccttgcccgctGCCTCTCACGGCACTCTATGGGCGCCTCTGATTCCGGAGTGCGCGTGCGGGCCGGTGGCGCGGGCACTAGCACCCACCGCTGCCGGCATGGAGGAGCGGACGGGAGAAGAGGATGGCGTCGGGATGGCGCGGACTATGCTATCTTGCCGGAGCTGAGCGTGGGCTCGGAGGGTCCATCTCCAACATCCACGTTGCGCTGGCACGGGAGCTGTGGCGACGCTGCAGATCTGGAGCTGCCCCTGGTGTCAACCTTGGACAGCTCCAAGGCAATGCGGGGGCCAGCTCCTTGTCGGAGTCGAGGTCGGAGCAGGAGTGGCTATTGGAGCTCGACATCGCGCCGGATATGATCAGAATGCAGGAGGGAGGAGGACAGGATGGAGCAAGAGAGGCGGGTGGAGTGAACCAGGGTTCGAAGTTGGAAGCCGGATTAGGGATTTTGTGGGACACATGTGGGGTCAGTGGTGGGCCGACCTGTCAAGCGGACGCGCCCGGGTGTGCCTAGGCTGCCCAATATCCGCCCTAGATTTGGGCTGGATTTGAGGGGCGCTGGACAGGCCAGGCGTTTGAGGCCGTTTTGAGTCGCCCGAGTGGGTCGATGTTTTGTGACCGGTTGGCCCGCCAGGGCGTTTGAGATGTGTTTGGGGCGCCCGGGTGTAGATGCTCTTATGATCCTTGATTAGGGTGACTAGGGTTAATCATAGGGCTCAAGACCTCGAATGTAAAGGTGGCGATGAGAGCCCCTTGGCTAGCAAAAGATGAGACGGTACCCTAGAATGCATGAGTAGTGATATTTCCATGTTGTCGGCCATGGTTCAAGGGTGGCGTGACCACCGTGATGGCAAGAGATAAGTGTCACAATGTCGGTCGTTTGTGGATGATGACCATGGTTGGAAGCATGACCACTATGGAAAGAGGCAAATACCATAGCATCGGCAATCGTGCTGAACTAGATGTTTGAAGGTCTTTATCGGTGTGAAGGCCCTAAACTTTAAATTGGCCAGGTGAGCATGGTGGCCACCCACAAGCAACCAAATTTTCTTCAATGCGCACATGTGGCACTATTACCCTCTTCTCGTGTTCCGGGAGAAACCCTAAATCAAAACCCGCAGATCGGGTGACAACATTTTGTAAGGCTTGCTTTTCTTCAAGGTGTTGGTCTGGAGTACTTTCCTCCCATGCATTGTTGATGGGCGGCCGACGGTGGGCGCGATTGTGTTTTGTAGTTGCGGGAACCGCCTTGAGAGGGGCCCTCATTTTGGATTATGTCTTATCGTCGATGCGCCTTTTTCTTAAGCTCGTCTCCAAAGGGAAGCTCTCAAAAGCAGACATCACCGGGAGATAGGGGTCCTATGCTCCTAGGCGACTGCATAAGCTATACAATGTTACAACTCTCTATTGATGCATGTCTTCAGTCCTTCCTATTTGCAAAATCGCTTCTAACCGACAACCTTTTTTCATGGCAACTATAGCAACGACTAGCCGGCAATAGTGCCAACCTGGCACCCTTGTAATTTTCCACCATGCCCGTACCTGAACCAATTCTGACTTTGCAATGGCCGGGCATCCCATTAGCTTCAAGACAAGGCATACAATTTGTCACAACTCCAACAGTCGCAGACAATGTTGGGAATCTCTCTAGTGCCGGACATGCCCACCAACTGTTCGACAATATGCCTCAATAAAACAATCATGCTTTTTTTGCCCCATAGCATTTAGCGAATCAATTTTAGGATGGCAATTTCATTGTGATGCACCTTTAGGACTCATTTATAATGGATATGATAAATGACAGTCAAGATCCTCCAAATTATGAGATGTGTGATCAAATTTTGTCTTTGTTTGATGTTGGGAAATCGTCGAGCGCTCAAGGAAAAGAAGCAGGTGGAGGCAAGAGAAAATTCTTACTCAACCCATGAAAATGCCATGTTATGTAATGCTTAGTTGGGCACGAAACATGGATCATGTATGTGAAACCGAGTAAAAGGGTTCCAAGTATTGGTAAAACATCCACCCATGGTACGTTGAACACAAGCGCTACGTGGAGAAACATCCGATCCACCACTCGCAAGGAGTGTTGTCTCCAACATAGATGGTCCGGAATCCAAGAGTCTATGAACAAGGTTCGAAATTTCTATGCACAAGTGGTGAATAAGCACCAAAGTGGTATTGGAGTCGATAGCTATGTAAGTTTTGTTAGCTTCACATTGGTCATCATCTTTCTTGCTTGCTTCCTTTATCCTAGTATGTTGACGTGTGATTTTTGCTTGCTAGATGGGGTTTGCCGCCACTTTGTACCATCAAGTTAAGAAAAAAACCATTCATCGTGTGCCATTGTTGGATGGAATTGAATGAAAAACCAAAGTGGTCCAACCTCTTGTGAGATCTTAAAAACCCTATCAAGAAGAAGAACAACGATGGCACAAGCTCTAACCAATCTATTGGATTGGATGACGGTGATGAGTCACGTGGAAGGGCGGGCAGACATGGTACTAAGCCAAAAAGGAATAGTCACTTGAGGGGCACAAAGTGGGAGAAGGATAGGGTTGCATATGATGGTGCACAAGCAAAATGTATGGCACATGGACAAACATCTTTTGCAACAAGAGGCAGACACTGAAGAAAATTGAGGAGAAAAGGGAAGCAAAAGGAGGGGGAGAGGTACACGCTCTTTTTGGATGTGCAAAGGAAGATGTTGGAGTTCAATCAGGAGAGGCGCGGAAGAGTATGAACATTGAGAGGGGAGGATAGACATGGAGAAGCAAGAGAAATGACAAAAACTGAAAATTGAAAATGCGAAAACACACGAGGCAATTGAGCTTATGAAAGAGAAGATGAGGCTCGCGAGGATCATGGAGGAGTCAAGGATCAAGTTGAGCGACACAAGCATCATGGATGACAATTGCAGTAAGTGCTTCATCAACAAAAAGAAAGAGATCAACAACCACAGCAACAGGGGTGATTGATTTCTTCATTTATTCTATGTATAAATTGTTGAGTTTTACTTATcctggattttttttgaatttttcgaaTTGTTGAATTGCTTGTGTGCTATATTGACTGAGTTATCTATGTGCATGTCTTTTTATGAATTTGAGGTTTCGAATCTGATGGATGTGTTGCCCGGGCGAAGAAATGGGGGCGGCCAGCTCTTGTTCCCAGACGCGCTTGCTGAGATATAGAGGGGTCACATTTGCCaaatgttggagatgctcttagagcaactctagcagagtcgccATATTGGCAGCCTCCATATGGGACATGAAACATTCTCTATATGAATATGGAGGCCGCGGTCGTTGCACACAAATACAGAGTCGGCATAATGCGACCTCCATTACCTTGCATTTATGTTTTTTTGTTGTATCAACTCAAAAATTCACACTCAATTTTAGGGATTAGAACACTAATTTGAGATAACATTGCATTACAAAAGTGGTTATGTAGGGGTAGAAAAGATAATTAGCGACATATTTTTACTAAGCTAATGATTTCTTCGTCTTGTTGAGCACCAGTTGCTTCTTGCCACGATGACAATGAATGCAGTGTAGGGGCACATGCCTAAGTGATGACTCGACGTGTCCTCTACAAGTGACGGTGTGAAGGTCTGGCGACCTCGTCTCCGTCTCGTTCCTGTCAATCGCCATCGAGGCCGGGGACGACCTTTTTCCAAGAGAGGCAAGGCCCAATGAGGCGCGGTTGATGTCACCATGTTCATGTTGATTGTGTGTCATCTGATGTGCTCCCTCTTCGCCACCAAGTCCGCGTGATTCTCCTCGTCATGATGCTAGATAGTGCAGTCGCTCTCTATCCGGAACACCTACCAAGCGTCGGTATGCTTAAAGATGTTGCCGGGGTTGTCAACCGAGGCATGGGTGACACAACGCTCATCCCATGCCCCCTTAACAAAGTCACTTGGGAGCACGTGGTGCCCGATATGAGTTGCATGGGCGAGACCTCGCCTGCTAGTACGGGATTTCACGTACTTGTGGCTGTGTTGGATATCCCAGACAATGGAGGAAGTCCCGGATTCCAATCTTGGCACTCATTGAGGGGAGGATCCTCCCGCGTATAACAGCAATCCTTCTCCTCCTTTAGCGATGAGGGTGACCTCCTCCTCCGCCAGCTCCTCGTCAATCATTTGCTCCTCCTTTGAGAGCGACACCCGGCTCGACCACGAGGGAAGCGACATGGCGACTGAGAGGGAGAAAGTAGTTACGGGAAGCTGTGTTGGAAGT
Proteins encoded in this window:
- the LOC100137005 gene encoding NADP-dependent malic enzyme, chloroplastic — its product is MAGGGVEDVYGEDRATEEQLITPWSFSVASGHQLLRDPRHNKGLAFTEAERDAHYIRGLLPPAIVSQEHQEKKIMHNLRSYTVPLHRYVAMMDLQERNERLFYKLLIDNVEELLPVVYTPVVGEACQKYGSIYRRPQGLYISLKDKGKVLEVLKNWPERSIQVIVVTDGERILGLGDLGCQGMGIPVGKLSLYTALGGVRPSACLPITIDVGTNNETLLNDEYYIGLRQRRATGEEYHELLQEFMNAVKQNYGEKVLVQFEDFANHNAFDLLAKYSKSHLVFNDDIQGTASVVLAGLLAALKMIGGGLVDQTYLFLGAGEAGTGIAELIALEMSKHTELPVDDCRKKIWLVDSKGLLVESRKESLQHFKKPFAHEHEELKTLLEAVQSIKPTVLIGTSGVGKTFTQEVIEAMASFNEKPVIFSLSNPTSHSECTAEEAYTWSKGTAVFASGSPFDPVEYEGKTYVPGQSNNAYVFPGFGLGVVISGAIRVHDDMLLAASEALAEEATQENFDKGLIFPPFTNIRKISASIAAKVAAKAYDLGLASRLPRPDDLFKYAESCMYTPLYRSYR